GGGTTCCGCGGGAAGGACTCGATCCTGTCCGGCCCGGCGGGCGGCATCGTCGGCATGGCGCGCACGGCGGCCGCGGCGGGCTTCCACCGGGTCATCGGCTTCGACATGGGCGGCACGTCCACCGACGTCTCGCACTACGCGGGCGAGTTCGAGCGCCAGTACGAGACGCAGGTGGCGGGGGTGCGGATGCGGGCGCCGATGCTGAGCATCCACACGGTCGCGGCCGGCGGCGGCTCGGTGCTGCGCTTCGACGGCGGCCGGTACCGGGTGGGCCCCGACTCCGCCGGCGCCGACCCCGGGCCCGCCTGCTACCGGCGCGGCGGCCCGCTCACCGTCACCGACGCCAACGTCATGCTGGGACGGATCCGGCCCGAGCACTTCCCGCACGTCTTCGGCCCGGACGGCGACCAGGCCCTCGACGCCGCGGTCGTGCGGGACCGCTTCGCCGCCCTGGCCGGCGGGATCGGCGACGGCCGCCCGCCCGAGGACGTCGCCGCCGGGTTCCTGCGCATCGCGGTCGCGAACATGGCCAACGCGATCAAGAAGATCTCCGTCCAGCGCGGCTACGACGTCACCGGGTACGTCCTCGCCACCTTCGGCGGGGCGGGCGGCCAGCACGCCTGCGCCGTCGCCGACGCCCTCGGCATGCGGCAGGTGCTCGTCCACCCGCTGGCGGGGGTGCTGTCGGCGTACGGGATGGGCCTGGCAGACGTCACGGCCATGCGGGAGCGCGCGGTGGAGGCGCCGCTGAGCGAGGACCTGCTGCCCGAGCTGGACGCGGTCCTGGGGAGCCTGGAACGCGACGCGCGCGACGAGCTGCGGGACGAGGGGACGGGCGCCGGGCACGTCGTGCGCCGCGCCCACCTGCGCTACGCGGGCACCGACACCGCCCTGCTGGTGCGGGCCGGGGCCGTGGAGGCGATGGTCGCCGAGTTCGAGGAGGTCTACCGGCGCCGCTTCTCCTTCCTCATGCGCGACAAGCGGATCGTCGTGGAGGCCGTGTCGGTCGAGGCGGTGAGCGGCGGCGACCGGGCGGCCGAGACGCCGGTCGCCGGGGTCGGCGAAGGCCCGGCCGAGGCGGCGCGCGTCCCGATGCACGTCGACGGCGAATGGCGCGACGTCGACCTGTACCGGCGGGAGCGGCTGCGGCCCGGCGACGCGGTCCCCGGCCCGGCGATCATCGTGGAGGCCAACGCCACGACCGTCGTCGACCCGGGCTGGCGGGCGGCGGTGAACGACCTCGGGGACCTGCTCCTGGACCGGGTGGCGGCCCGGCCCGGCGGGCGCGCCGTCGGCACCGGGGCCGATCCCGTCATGCTGGAGATCTTCAACAACCTGTTCATGTCGATCGCGGAGCAGATGGGCGTCCGGCTGCGGGCCACCGCGCACTCGGTCAACATCAAGGAGCGGCTGGACTTCTCCTGCGCGATCTTCGACGCGGGCGGCGGGCTCATCGCCAACGCGCCGCACATCCCCGTCCACCTCGGCTCGATGGGGGCGTCCATCCGGGAGCTCATCGAGCGCCGCCGCGCCGCCGGCGGCATGCGCCCGGGCGAGGTCTACGCGCTCAACGACCCCTACCACGGCGGCACGCACCTGCCGGACGTCACCGTCGTCACTCCCGTCTTCCTCGGCGACGTCGAGCCCGGGGCGGCCGGGGACGAGGCCGCCGAGATCTCCTTCTTCGTCGCGTCCCGGGGCCACCACGCCGAGATCGGCGGCATCACGCCGGGATCGATGCCGGCCTTCAGCTCGCGGGTGGAGGAGGAGGGCGTCCTGATCGACAACTGGCTGCTGGTCGAGGGCGGCAGGCTGCGGGAGGACGAGACGGTCGGGCTGCTGACCTCGGCGCCCCACCCGTCCCGCGACCCGCTCGGCAACGTCGCCGACCTGCGCGCCCAGATCGCCGCCAACGAGAGGGGCGCCCGCGAGCTGCGCGACATGGTCCGCCACTTCGGCCTGGACGTCGTGCACGCCTACATGCGCCACGTCCAGGACAACGCGGAGGAGGCGGTCCGGCAGGTGATCACGGCGCTGCGGGACGGCTCGTGCCGCTACGAGCTGGACGACGGCGCCGTGATCGAGGTCGCGGTCCGGGTCGACCGCGACGCCCGGACGGCGGAGATCGACTTCACCGGCACCTCGCCCCAGTCGGCGGGCAACGCCAACGCGCCGTCGTCGGTGGCGATGGCCGCGGTGCTGTACGTGTTCCGCACACTGGTGGCCGAGGAGATCCCCCTGAACGCGGGGTGCCTCACGCCGCTGCACGTCACGATCCCGCCCGGCTCGATGCTCGCGCCGGAGTACCCGGCGGCCGTGGCGGCGGGCAACGTCGAGACCTCCCAGGCCGTGACCGGCGCCCTGTACGCCGCGCTGGGGGTGATGGCCGAGGGCTCCGGCACGATGAACAACGTCACCTTCGGCAACGAGCGCCACCAGTACTACGAGACGGTGGCCAGCGGATCCGGCGCCGGCGACGGCTTCGACGGCGCCGACGTCGTCCAGACCCACATGACCAACTCCCGGCTCACCGACCCCGAGGTGCTGGAGTGGCGGTACCCCGTCCTGCTGGAGGGCTTCGAGATCCGGCGCGGGAGCGGTGGCGCGGGACGGTGGCACGGCGGCGACGGCGGGCGGCGGCGCATCCGCTTCCTCGAACCGATGACGGTGACCGCGCTGTGCAGCCACCGGCGCGTCCCGCCCTACGGGATGGCGGGCGGCGAGCCCGGTGCGCTGGGCCGGCAGTGGGTCCAGCGCGCCGACGGCTCCGTGGCGCCGATGCGGGGGCGCGACTCGCTGCCCGTCGGCGCCGGGGACGTCTTCGTCATCGAGACGCCCGGCGGCGGCGGCTACGGCGCCGCGTGAGCGGAACCGGGCTCATGGCCTCCAGGGCGCCGGCCGGACGCCCGGCGCGGCCGCCCCGGTGGCGGCGAGCCCCGGATGGGCCGTCCCCGCCCCGATCCGGGCCGGCGTCATGCTCCTGTCGGACATCCCCCTCGGACTCGCCCTCCCGTCGCCGGCCGCTCGACATAGCCGGACTCACCACATACCGGCCGACCTGCCCGGATATGGACCTTTGGCCCTGGTGGCGTCCCGCCGCCCGCGCGCACGATGGAACCGACGCGACGTGAGGGGGACACGATGCGAGCAAGCGAAGGCGACCGGCTGATCGTCCATGGGCACCACGTGGGCGAGGCGGCCCGCAGGGCAGAGATCCTCGAAGTGCACGGCCGGGACGGAGCGCCGCCCTACCTCGTGCGGTGGGACGACGGCCACGAGAGCACGTTCTTCCCGTCCTCGGACTCCACCATCGAGCACCAGCCGGCCGAGTGGGCGAGGCACTAGAACAACGGGGGGACGCCATGGACGGGGCGACGACCGCTCCCGAGGTGACCGTGGAGCGCCGGGGGAAGGTGCCGGAGGACGCCGCCGACTACGCGCGCTCCAAGGTGAGCACGGTGTTCCGGCACGCGCCGGAGCCGGTGCTGTTCGCGCGCGTGAAGCTTGTCATGTCGCCGGATCCGGCGGTGCCGCGTCCGGCGACGGCCCAGGTCAACCTGGACGTCAACGGCCGCTTCGTCCGGGCGCAGGTGGCGGCGCCGACCATGACCGAGGCCGTCGACCGGCTCCACGACCGGCTGCTGAACCGGCTCGACCGGATCTCCCGGCACTGGGAGGCCCGCCGCGGCGCCTACCCCACGCGCCCCGCGACGGGCCCGCACGAGTGGCGGCACGGCGCCGAGCCGACGCACCGCCCGGACTACTACCCCCGCCCCCCGGAGGAGCGGGAGCTGATCCGGCACAAGTCGTTCACGCTGACCGCCGAGACGCCCGACGAGGCGGCCTTCGACATGGAGGTGCTCGACTACGGGTTCCTGCTGTTCACCGACATCGAGAGCGGTGAGGACAGCGTCATCTACCCCGCCGACCACGGCTACCGGCTGGCGCAGGCGACGCCGCGCGAGCGGACGGGCTCGCCCCGCGCCATCCCGCTGACGGTCAGCCCGCGGCCCGCGCCCGAGCTGACCACCGGGGAGGCGATCGAGCATCTGGAGGCGACCGGCCGGCGCTGGCTGTTCTTCCGCGATGCCGAGACCGGCCGGGGCAACGTCCTCTACCACCGCTACGACGGGCACTACGGGCTGATCGTCCCCGCGTAGCGCGCACCTGCACCAGGTGACGGGAAATCCCTTCTCATCGGGTCTTGCGGCGCACCGCACCCCTGCTTACTATCCAGTAACCAAAGTCTGAATACGGCGATGTTCGGATTTGGGCGGATTCATTCGCGGCTCACAAGGCACGCGGAATCCAGGGCCGGCCATGCCCGCGACCGCACATCACCGCGCAGACGGCGCCGCTGCCGGGCGGAAGGGTCCCCCGCCTGCCGCCGTGCGCGCCGGCATGGACGCGGAAAGGCTCCGCGTCCCCGCCCCCTCTGGGCGACCCCCACCCTCTGGGAGAAGCAAGCATGCACGCTGCGACCACCCCTGCCCGCCCCAGACCGCGCCGCCGCCTGCGGAGCATCGCCGCCGCGGCCGTCCTGGCCGCCGGCGCCATCGCCCCCGCCGTCACCGCGTCCACCGCGCACGCCGCCCCCCTGCGCGAGGTGATGTTCGTCGGCAACAACTGGGAGGGCACCGCCGACGTCATCAAGTCCAGCGGCGACTTCGGCGGGATCGGCCGGATCAACGTCGTCCCCGACAAGAGCCAGCGCCTCACCGCGATCTACCTCAACCCGATCAACCTGGCGGTCTTCCTGGGCATCCGGGCCACCGCCGGCGAGGGCCACGACCAGCTCGTCGACGACCTGTACTCCACCCCCGACGGCTCCGCCCTGGTCGCCTCGCGGCCCAGCTTCGGCGACGTCGTCTCCATCGACCTGGCCACCGGGAAGGTCAGGTGGCGCTTCGCCGTCTCGGGCTACCGCGCCGACCACATGTCGCTCTCCCCCGACGGCACCAAGGTCGCGGTGTCGGCCTCGCTCGGCAAGGTCGTCCACGTCCTGGACATCACCACCGGCAAGCAGCTCGGCTCGTTCGCCACCGGCGACAAGCCCCACGAGAACATCTTCACCCGGGACGGCAGGTACATCCTCAACATGTCCATCGGGAACGTCGAGACCGACTTCGACGACCCGTCCCAGGACTGGACCAAGGGCGACCGGCACATCACCGTCGCCGACGCCTCCACCTACAAGGTCGTCAAGACCATCGACATGCGCTCGCGCCTGGACGCCTTCGGCCGCAAGGACCTCTCGAACGCGATCCGGCCCGCGGTGCTGTCCCCGGACGAGTCGAAGCTGTACTTCCAGGTCTCGTTCTTCAACGGCCTCGTGGAGTACGACATGGCCACCGACAAGATCACCCGGGTGAGGACCCTGCCCAAGAACCCGGCCACCAGCGACGACCGCACCACGTTCGTCAACGACTCCCGCCACCACGGCCTGTCGATGAGCCCCGACGGAAGCAGGCTCTGCGTCGCCGGGACCATGGACGACTACGCCACCGTCGTCAACCGCTCCACCCTCCAGGAAGGCCCCCTGGTCACCGCGTCCAAGCCCTACTGGGCCACGGTCAGCGGCGACGGCCGCGCCTGCGTCATCTCCGAGAGCGGCGCCGACCAGGTCACCGCCATCGACTTCGGCACCGGCCAGAAGATCACCTCCGTGCCGGTCGGCGACCACCCGCAGCGCGTCCGCCTGGCCCACGTCCCGGCCACCTGGACCGGCACGACCGGCTGACCCCGCCTCCGACCACCGGGACGCGGGGACGAGAGACCGGTAGCGGGCGTCAGGTGGCCTGGACCGCGAGGGCGTGGCCTTTCAGGATGACCGAGCGTTCCCGCGTACCGGCAGGACGCCGTCCGCGATCATCCGGTTCCGTGCCGTCGCGGACGTTCCCGCCGGTCGCGGCGGGCGCCCGCCGCTCGGTCGAAAGAGATTTCGAATCGGGCGATGAGTTCTTCGGACGGCGCCGGTCTAACCGGGCATGACGACGACGCGAGAGCACGCGGCCGGCGGGGTGCCGGAGAGCAGGGCCCGGGGAGCCGGGGCCGGCCGTTCGGAGACGCCCGCCGTGGTCCGGCTGCTGGTGCTGGCCACCTTCGTGGTGATCCTCAACGAGACGGTCATGATCAACGCGATTCCGCGGCTGATGGCGGACATGGACGTCACCGAGCAGGCGGCGCAGTGGCTCTCGACCGCGTTCATGCTGACCATGGCCGCGGTGATCCCGGTGACGGGGTGGTTCCTGCAGCGCGTCACCACCCGCCGCGCCTACGCCACCGCGATGGGCGTCTTCCTCGCCGGGACGGCGCTGGCCTCGGTCGCGCCGGTGTTCGAGGTGCTGCTGCTCGCGCGGATCGTCCAGGCGACCGGCACGGCGGTGATGATGCCGCTGCTGATGACGACGCTGATGACCGTGGTGCCCGAGGAGGACCGCGGCCGCGTGATGGGCAACGTGACCATGGCGATCTCGGTCGCGCCGGCGATGGGCCCGGCGGTCTCGGGCCTGATCCTGCAGCTCGGCTCGTGGCGGCTGCTGTTCGCGGCGGTGCTGCCGGTCGCGGCGCTGATCACCTGGCGCGGCCTCGCACGGCTGGAGAACGTCGGGGAGCCGCAGGCCGGCACCATCGACTGGTTCAGCGTCGCGGCCGCCGCCCTCGGGTTCGGGTCCCTGGTGTACGGGCTGAGCAGGTTCGGGCAGGGCGGCGCGGTGGTCCCCGCGTCGATCGTCGCGGCCGGGGCGGTCACGATCGCGGTGTTCGCCGTCCGGCAGCTCCGGTTGCAGCGCCGGGACGTCCCCCTGCTGGACCTGCGCGTCCTGCGGCACCCCGCCTACACCCTCTCCCTGCTGCTGACGGCCCTCGGGTTCATGGCGATGATGGGGTCGATGATCCTGCTGCCGATCTACCTGCAGAACCTGCGCGGGCTCACGCCGCTGGAGACGGGCCTGCTGATGATGCCCGGTGGGCTGGCGATGGGGCTGCTCGGCCCGGCGGTGGGACGGCTCTTCGACCGCTTCGGCGGGCGGATGCTGATCATCCCCGGGGCGGTGGGGATCGTGCTCGCCCTCGCCGGGTTCACCCAGATCTCGGCGACGATGCCGTACTGGCAGGTGCTCGGCCTGCACTCGCTGCTCATGGTGTCGCTGGCGGCGGCGTTCACCCCGGCGTTCACCCTCGGCCTCGGGGCGCTCCCGGCCCCGCTCTACTCGCACGGCAGCTCGATGCTGGGCACCCTCCAGCAGGTGTCCGCGGCCCTCGGCACGGCACTGGTGGTGACCGTGATGGCCGGGCGCGCCGAGAGCCGGATGGCCGACGGGGCCGCCGCCGCGCTCGCCCAGCTCGACGGGATGCGGCTGGCGTTCGTCGTCAGCGCCGCGCTGTCCCTGGCGATGGTGGCGGTCGCGTTCCTGTTGCCCAGGCGCGTGAAGGCCGCCGACGAGTCCGGGGCGCCGGAGGCCCCTGAGCGCGTCCTGGAGCCCGCCGCCTTCTGAACGGGCAGCGCCTGCCGAACGGGCCGAGTGAGCCTTGCTCTCACCTCGGCCCGTTCGGCGTAGGGCGGTTCACAGGTAGTGGCGCAGCACCAGGTCGGCGGGGTAGGGGTCCAGGTAGGTCTGCTGGGTCAGGTAGTCGAGGTCTTCGCCCATGGCGTGGTGGCGGAGGAGGGCGATGGGGACGCTGAGGGGCGCCTGTCCCCGGCGGTAGGACTCGATGGCGGCCAGGAGGTCGTGGCGGCGGGTGTCGTCGAGGTGGTCGCTGAGCATCCCGAAGACGTGCTGGAGCGCGTTCATGTGGCGGCCGCGCTTGGGACGGACGGCGAACGCCGCGCTGAACGCGTGCCGGTAGTCGGCCTCCAGCTCGTCCCGCGGACGGGTTCCCGCCTGGGCGACGATCCGTCCGAGCGCCTGGTAGGCGGCCGGGTCGTGGGCGAGGATCTGCAGCTTGTGGCGGCTGTGGAAGGCGACGAGGTCGCGGGGCCGCCAGTCGGCGCCGAAGAGCTCGCGGAGCCGGGCGTGCGCGAAGATGCGCTCGATGAAGTGCTCGCGCAGGACGGGGTCGCGCAGGCGGCCGTCCTCCTCGGCGGGCAGGTCCGGGAGCGCCTCGCGGACGAGGTCGGCGAACACTCCGCGGCCCTGGCGGTCGACGGGCTGGTCGTCGGTGCGCTCACCGGGCCGGCCCGAGGCGTGGCGCGGCAGGCGGAACAGCCCGCAGGAGGGCGAGCGCGACTTGAGCACGTAGCCGTCCAGGACCTCCAGCTGGGGGACGCGGGTCTCGGCGAGCGCGGTCATCGCGGCGGTGTGGTCGGCGGAGCCGTCCTTGGTGACGAGGTGCCCGTCGGTCAGCAGCCGCAGCGTGGGACGCGGCGCGCCGAGGCCGATCTCCATCTCCGGGCAGACCGGGACCCACTCGACGTGGGGGTCCAGGACGTCGGTGAGGAACCGGTCGCGGCTGTGGCCGCCGTTGTAGCGGACCGGGGCGCCCAGCAGGCAGCTCGACACCGCCAGGCGGGGGCGCGGGTACGCACCGGCGGCGGTCACAGGATCTCTCTCATCCGGCGCAGGCCGCGGGCCGTGCGCGCCTTGACGGTGCCCAGCGGGACGGACAGCCGGTCGGCGATCTCCGTCTGCGTCAGCTGCCCGAAGTGGGCCATCACGATCGCCTGCCGCTGCGGCATCGGCAGGACCGCGAGGGCGTCCCGGACGTCGCAGGCGGTCTCCACGGACGGGGACGCGTCGGGCGTCCGCGCGGCCGGCAGCTCCGCGTGGTCCTCCAGGGGAAGCGTCCGGCGGTAGTGGCGGGCCTCGGCGCGGAGCTGGTCGATGGCGCGCCTGCGGGCGATGGCGAGGACCCAGGGCTCCAGCGCGCGCGCCGGGTCGAAGCGGCGGTGCGACCGCCACACCTCCAGAAAGACCAGCTGGACGACGTCGTCCACGGCGTGCCGG
The sequence above is a segment of the Actinomadura coerulea genome. Coding sequences within it:
- a CDS encoding hydantoinase B/oxoprolinase family protein — encoded protein: MAARWEFWIDRGGTFTDVVGRRPDGALVTHKLLSEDRNRHQDAAVAGIRHLLGVAPGARVPAELIAGVRLGTTVATNALLERTGEPTVLVITEGFRDAPRIAYQNRPHIFSREITPPGPLHTRVVEARERIDAHGRILVPLDEDAVERELRAAYDDGFRSVAVVSMHAYRQPVHEIAIGLIARRIGFPQVSESHATSPLMKLVSRGDTTVVDAYLSPILRRYVDQVSAELDGAPIMFMRSSGGLTEAHGFRGKDSILSGPAGGIVGMARTAAAAGFHRVIGFDMGGTSTDVSHYAGEFERQYETQVAGVRMRAPMLSIHTVAAGGGSVLRFDGGRYRVGPDSAGADPGPACYRRGGPLTVTDANVMLGRIRPEHFPHVFGPDGDQALDAAVVRDRFAALAGGIGDGRPPEDVAAGFLRIAVANMANAIKKISVQRGYDVTGYVLATFGGAGGQHACAVADALGMRQVLVHPLAGVLSAYGMGLADVTAMRERAVEAPLSEDLLPELDAVLGSLERDARDELRDEGTGAGHVVRRAHLRYAGTDTALLVRAGAVEAMVAEFEEVYRRRFSFLMRDKRIVVEAVSVEAVSGGDRAAETPVAGVGEGPAEAARVPMHVDGEWRDVDLYRRERLRPGDAVPGPAIIVEANATTVVDPGWRAAVNDLGDLLLDRVAARPGGRAVGTGADPVMLEIFNNLFMSIAEQMGVRLRATAHSVNIKERLDFSCAIFDAGGGLIANAPHIPVHLGSMGASIRELIERRRAAGGMRPGEVYALNDPYHGGTHLPDVTVVTPVFLGDVEPGAAGDEAAEISFFVASRGHHAEIGGITPGSMPAFSSRVEEEGVLIDNWLLVEGGRLREDETVGLLTSAPHPSRDPLGNVADLRAQIAANERGARELRDMVRHFGLDVVHAYMRHVQDNAEEAVRQVITALRDGSCRYELDDGAVIEVAVRVDRDARTAEIDFTGTSPQSAGNANAPSSVAMAAVLYVFRTLVAEEIPLNAGCLTPLHVTIPPGSMLAPEYPAAVAAGNVETSQAVTGALYAALGVMAEGSGTMNNVTFGNERHQYYETVASGSGAGDGFDGADVVQTHMTNSRLTDPEVLEWRYPVLLEGFEIRRGSGGAGRWHGGDGGRRRIRFLEPMTVTALCSHRRVPPYGMAGGEPGALGRQWVQRADGSVAPMRGRDSLPVGAGDVFVIETPGGGGYGAA
- a CDS encoding DUF1918 domain-containing protein; this encodes MRASEGDRLIVHGHHVGEAARRAEILEVHGRDGAPPYLVRWDDGHESTFFPSSDSTIEHQPAEWARH
- a CDS encoding YncE family protein, whose amino-acid sequence is MHAATTPARPRPRRRLRSIAAAAVLAAGAIAPAVTASTAHAAPLREVMFVGNNWEGTADVIKSSGDFGGIGRINVVPDKSQRLTAIYLNPINLAVFLGIRATAGEGHDQLVDDLYSTPDGSALVASRPSFGDVVSIDLATGKVRWRFAVSGYRADHMSLSPDGTKVAVSASLGKVVHVLDITTGKQLGSFATGDKPHENIFTRDGRYILNMSIGNVETDFDDPSQDWTKGDRHITVADASTYKVVKTIDMRSRLDAFGRKDLSNAIRPAVLSPDESKLYFQVSFFNGLVEYDMATDKITRVRTLPKNPATSDDRTTFVNDSRHHGLSMSPDGSRLCVAGTMDDYATVVNRSTLQEGPLVTASKPYWATVSGDGRACVISESGADQVTAIDFGTGQKITSVPVGDHPQRVRLAHVPATWTGTTG
- a CDS encoding YbgA family protein, producing the protein MTAAGAYPRPRLAVSSCLLGAPVRYNGGHSRDRFLTDVLDPHVEWVPVCPEMEIGLGAPRPTLRLLTDGHLVTKDGSADHTAAMTALAETRVPQLEVLDGYVLKSRSPSCGLFRLPRHASGRPGERTDDQPVDRQGRGVFADLVREALPDLPAEEDGRLRDPVLREHFIERIFAHARLRELFGADWRPRDLVAFHSRHKLQILAHDPAAYQALGRIVAQAGTRPRDELEADYRHAFSAAFAVRPKRGRHMNALQHVFGMLSDHLDDTRRHDLLAAIESYRRGQAPLSVPIALLRHHAMGEDLDYLTQQTYLDPYPADLVLRHYL
- a CDS encoding ribosome hibernation promotion factor, which translates into the protein MDGATTAPEVTVERRGKVPEDAADYARSKVSTVFRHAPEPVLFARVKLVMSPDPAVPRPATAQVNLDVNGRFVRAQVAAPTMTEAVDRLHDRLLNRLDRISRHWEARRGAYPTRPATGPHEWRHGAEPTHRPDYYPRPPEERELIRHKSFTLTAETPDEAAFDMEVLDYGFLLFTDIESGEDSVIYPADHGYRLAQATPRERTGSPRAIPLTVSPRPAPELTTGEAIEHLEATGRRWLFFRDAETGRGNVLYHRYDGHYGLIVPA
- a CDS encoding RNA polymerase sigma factor, with protein sequence MNLGERLARGDETALAECYTSLGPLVRRHVVRLVPRHAVDDVVQLVFLEVWRSHRRFDPARALEPWVLAIARRRAIDQLRAEARHYRRTLPLEDHAELPAARTPDASPSVETACDVRDALAVLPMPQRQAIVMAHFGQLTQTEIADRLSVPLGTVKARTARGLRRMREIL
- a CDS encoding MDR family MFS transporter; protein product: MTTTREHAAGGVPESRARGAGAGRSETPAVVRLLVLATFVVILNETVMINAIPRLMADMDVTEQAAQWLSTAFMLTMAAVIPVTGWFLQRVTTRRAYATAMGVFLAGTALASVAPVFEVLLLARIVQATGTAVMMPLLMTTLMTVVPEEDRGRVMGNVTMAISVAPAMGPAVSGLILQLGSWRLLFAAVLPVAALITWRGLARLENVGEPQAGTIDWFSVAAAALGFGSLVYGLSRFGQGGAVVPASIVAAGAVTIAVFAVRQLRLQRRDVPLLDLRVLRHPAYTLSLLLTALGFMAMMGSMILLPIYLQNLRGLTPLETGLLMMPGGLAMGLLGPAVGRLFDRFGGRMLIIPGAVGIVLALAGFTQISATMPYWQVLGLHSLLMVSLAAAFTPAFTLGLGALPAPLYSHGSSMLGTLQQVSAALGTALVVTVMAGRAESRMADGAAAALAQLDGMRLAFVVSAALSLAMVAVAFLLPRRVKAADESGAPEAPERVLEPAAF